In Rosa rugosa chromosome 4, drRosRugo1.1, whole genome shotgun sequence, the genomic stretch TAGGAACAAGGGAAAACAAACTACATGAAATGCGGTAAGGAATTTTCTCCCTTCCAATTGCAATGTAGTAAGGAATTTATGCAGTTTATAGATCCTAAAATAGGCATTCTGAAGTTCCACAAGTGttgtgtgtgtctgtgtgtgtgaGTGCAGGCCCACTTAATGACTACTGCTAGTTGAACCAGTATCATTTAAGAGCGATAACTATAAACAATAAGGCACAATAAAATAACAATTTGACCAATTATGGTCGCAGTCGACCCAAGTTTGAGCACACTAGGTCCTTCATATTTGGTTATTTTATCTTGTAAGCCATATTGAAGATGAATAGCagtgaagaaaaacaaaacaaagaaaacaatcaGGATAGATTGTGTATTTACCACGGACGAATATCACTTCCGTTTACTCTCAGTATGTTTTCTCGCAATGACAAACCAGTGTAGAGGAATAAGAGCCATGCCTAATAAACATAAACTTGGAAGTCAAATTAATAATGAAATAAAGCATGTAGGCAGTATCAGCCCATTCTTTATATCTCATAGAAAACAAGTGATTGGCACATACCTGGTAAGCTTGAACAGGAAATGTTGGCAAGCATCCATCCCATATCCAAGATCTCAGAATAAGTAGTGCAAATGGAAAGAGAAGGAATAGCAGGGCAGTTCGATCCTGCTCCAAAGGAAGCTATGGTAAGCGAAACTTCTATGTCACTTGATATTCTTTGTAGTACAGAAGATGGAGAAAGGTATCCAACCTATCCTAAAGGGGCTTCAATTTTGCACTAGAACTACTAATTCAACCTATCCTAAACTTGGAAACCATTTCTCTCCCTGCAGGGAGAAAATTACAACCTATGGCTGCAAGgatacaaaaaaagaaaaggacgAAAGGCTTTCCTTGAAATAAGACAATGATCCAGACAAGAATCAAGATTGTCTGAGGAAGTGATCCACAAGGATGAATGATCAGAGCATCGTTTTTGCTTTCATTGATTGGAATTAGCTTTAATCATAGGCATGATGCTAAGCACAGATTCTGCACTCACTTATCTAAACTAAGCCTACTCAGGTAAATTTACTGGCACTTAGAATGTGAGAAGAATCTCCAAAAATTTCAGTGCCAAAAATGGTTAAAGCAAAACCAGGGAAATTGGCAAAGCAGAAGAAGCATATTCACGTACTTTGTAAATGAAAGTGGTCTGAGGAATTGGATATCTACTATGTCAAACCTCCTAAAGATGAATAATCAGAGTATCTAGAATAATTGTAATAGGCATGAGTCTAGAaccatattctgtaccaaactCAGCTTTAATCACACAAACAATCAACTATCTACTTCCCTCCAATATCCAAAACTCTCACTGTACCTAGAACCTCACAAACCTAGGGTGCTTAACAAAAAGTGAAAGGCAAAAACGGAAAAAGCAATCAACAACATACTCTGTAAGCATTGTATTCCTCTTTAACCTTGAGTTGGATGTCTTTGCTAGACGAACGCACGTTGATAGGACCAAGAAACATCCTCAGAAACCCCCCTGCCACATTAAATACATCAAACGAAACCGAATCCAATTACCGAACACAAGATCAAAGTCTCAAAAGGGGTACCGTGAGCTTTGGGAGGAAGAAAAGAACCGGCGTCGCCGTCCGTCAAAACACACGTGGCCCTGTGCAAATCTTCTTCCAGCTGCCATTACCAAATGGATTTCAGTACACGATTGGGTATTGCATGCAGAAAACATTAGAAATTGGATGGAGAACTTGCCTTTTCGCAGAGCTTGGGATCCACCGCCTTGTTGTCATGATGATGAAGAGAATAGATTTGGGAACGGAGGCGGCGGATTGTGGAATCGAGAGACTGGGCTCGCTGGCGAAGCGACTGTTCCTCGCTGGAGTTTCTGGAGATGAAGGAGGAAGCTGAGTCCTGTAACGACTTGGCGCCCTCCATGGCTTCGGTGACTTGAGCTTGTAGGGCGTCCAGAGTAGGCGAATCAGAACAAGAGCTCTTCATCTTCGCATCATCTCCCATtgttttgctttgctttgctggGGGATTCCAGTGTTTGATTTGGTGGGCTTTAGGCTCTCTTGAGAGCGTTCGGAGTCCACCAAAAAAGTGTGGGTTGGTTGTAATTTATATGGTGTGGCCTCACAGCGTCACACGCACGAAGAGGCCAAACAAATGGGAAAGACAAGTGCCCAAAGTGGCATACTGATTGGAACCGAACCCAGAGGTGCTTTACCCCAACAGCAAGCCATATACCATTTTggaaattttcattttattttccacAAAATTGACAACTAATTAATAGAAGATCACGAAAGAGTTTAACTTTTAAGTTTCATTATGTTACTGACTCATTATGAAATCATAATTATTTAGATTTTGATGTTTCTCTTTCCAATATCTTTTACTAGAAAGAAGCAGTTATTGAGATAAAGTGTTTGATGTTCTATTTGGTTTACGTCAAGCTCGTATGGTGTTTTTAACGATCGATACATCGAGCATGGGAGGTGTAGAATGGGTTTTGAGATCATACAAAAGCACATATGGTGGTGAGAATTAGGTCGATCATGTGTGTGTCATTTGTTGAACGTCTGGAGATGTTGGTAGTCAAGAAGGGCTTGAAGATGACTGTTTGCCGTGATGGTCAAAAATTATTGTATACATGTACAGGGTAAATATTGTTTCGATAACGTACACTTGATTGGATTTCCTAATATATCGACGGTGTGTTGGGGTTCTTTCCTATCGACTCTTTAGAATGTCTCAGTTTCTCATGTTCATAAACAAAGTCAATATGATCGCATGTCATTCAAACAAAGGTTGCTTACTCTTTGCCTGAACTCAAATGATTTGGTAATTTTTCACATTCTGAAGTAATATTTTAGAATATATAATTTATGAAAATTCATTTTCTTCTAAATAAGATTAAGAAATTATAAATTTTGTAAGATGATTATCATAATGAAGAAATCTTACCATCCAACTTAAAATTGAttgacaacaacaaaaaatttcaaaaccttATAAGCCCAACTTCTTTAATGTCGATCGACACTAGTACTCTACGCTTATAGG encodes the following:
- the LOC133742029 gene encoding uncharacterized protein LOC133742029 is translated as MGDDAKMKSSCSDSPTLDALQAQVTEAMEGAKSLQDSASSFISRNSSEEQSLRQRAQSLDSTIRRLRSQIYSLHHHDNKAVDPKLCEKLEEDLHRATCVLTDGDAGSFLPPKAHGGFLRMFLGPINVRSSSKDIQLKVKEEYNAYRDRTALLFLLFPFALLILRSWIWDGCLPTFPVQAYQAWLLFLYTGLSLRENILRVNGSDIRPWWIYHHYCAMFMAMVSLTWDIQGQPNCAQKQRGVELFLQWAMMQGVAMLLQNRYQRQRLYTRIALGKANRMDVVWGETAGVDGQLWLLCPILFIMQGFEAYVGLQLLKTALFGDVTEWQVSLCGVLLILMAIGNFVNTVQTLMVKSRFKAKMKKTKSKQEL